One genomic segment of Desulfocapsa sulfexigens DSM 10523 includes these proteins:
- a CDS encoding acyl-CoA thioesterase, translating into MKYNYRKKMYSIFETDITVRPDDIDMNNHVHYSRYLDYILMARYDQMKKDYKVAMEEFVARGFSWVATEVNIQYKRPILLQDGVVKVRTQLEEFHGARVMINFWIVKGEREKVAAQGNVSFTMITVKSGRPTRVPDDIAAQYQI; encoded by the coding sequence ATGAAATACAACTACAGGAAAAAAATGTATTCCATCTTTGAGACAGATATTACGGTACGTCCTGATGATATCGACATGAATAACCATGTTCACTATTCCAGGTATCTGGATTATATCCTTATGGCCCGCTATGACCAGATGAAAAAGGATTACAAGGTAGCAATGGAGGAGTTTGTGGCGCGCGGGTTTTCCTGGGTGGCCACAGAGGTGAATATCCAGTATAAGCGGCCAATATTGCTGCAGGACGGCGTCGTAAAAGTACGTACCCAGCTTGAAGAATTCCATGGTGCCAGGGTGATGATTAATTTCTGGATCGTAAAGGGAGAGCGTGAGAAGGTCGCTGCCCAGGGAAATGTCAGTTTCACCATGATCACGGTGAAGAGTGGGCGGCCCACCCGTGTCCCTGATGATATCGCGGCGCAGTATCAGATATGA
- a CDS encoding DUF3592 domain-containing protein, which yields MNLNWKFTVKVGIFVCIALGFIYGGYVMDRNSKLSTQWVSVPGIILANTVTKHTSSSPRGGEHTYYNPGIRYEYKTPMGMVTNSSVTYSGDGSKNYRSMAEKVSAKYTVGKEVTVYFNPENPGESCLEPGRTRGGITLIIFGLLGLLACGFFLGVRALERYAGMGEFAPVQEEQGVKESGDSGSTQNKKTKPANSWVKELLADAQGSPRIVRQVENHLFLGPIYRRTRTGDLLYFFMQIIPLARPGHFSRDEETFYLFFLIKTVLGGLAILFVFVSPFLFLGKAPDAPADFLLGVIWLPGLEFIDRLASKQKYITVCRFLLTIPVVYMGINSGNWSW from the coding sequence ATGAATTTGAACTGGAAGTTCACAGTTAAGGTCGGGATCTTTGTATGCATCGCGCTCGGTTTTATCTATGGTGGATATGTCATGGATAGAAACTCCAAACTGTCTACACAGTGGGTTTCTGTTCCTGGGATAATACTTGCAAATACTGTAACGAAGCACACCTCCAGTTCGCCAAGGGGTGGGGAGCACACCTACTACAATCCCGGGATACGCTATGAATATAAAACTCCCATGGGGATGGTGACAAATAGCAGTGTAACGTATTCCGGCGATGGTTCTAAAAATTATAGAAGTATGGCGGAAAAGGTTTCTGCCAAGTATACCGTGGGTAAGGAGGTTACGGTATATTTTAATCCGGAAAACCCTGGAGAATCCTGCCTTGAACCGGGAAGGACAAGGGGTGGAATAACACTCATCATTTTTGGACTGCTGGGTCTTCTTGCCTGTGGTTTTTTTCTGGGCGTGCGCGCTTTGGAACGGTATGCAGGCATGGGTGAGTTTGCTCCTGTACAGGAAGAACAAGGTGTAAAGGAGAGTGGAGATAGCGGATCTACACAGAATAAAAAAACAAAACCTGCAAATAGCTGGGTCAAGGAATTACTGGCAGATGCTCAAGGGTCACCACGGATTGTCAGACAGGTGGAAAATCATCTGTTTTTGGGACCAATATACAGAAGAACCCGGACAGGGGATCTGTTATATTTTTTTATGCAGATAATCCCCCTGGCAAGACCAGGGCATTTCAGCCGAGATGAAGAGACTTTTTATCTCTTTTTTCTCATAAAAACAGTGCTTGGTGGCCTGGCAATACTGTTTGTGTTTGTCTCTCCCTTCCTCTTTTTAGGCAAAGCCCCTGATGCTCCGGCTGATTTTCTGCTTGGAGTGATCTGGCTTCCAGGGCTTGAATTTATTGACAGGCTCGCCTCAAAACAAAAGTATATCACTGTCTGTCGTTTCCTCTTAACCATTCCCGTTGTCTACATGGGGATTAATAGTGGGAACTGGTCGTGGTAG
- a CDS encoding energy-coupling factor ABC transporter ATP-binding protein has translation MSKAPLLELRNISYSHPGHSAPLLDSISFHIDTDRIGLIGPNGCGKTTFFEIIMGLLKAETGEILLDGTVMENEKDFRSLRRKLGFLFQNSDDQLFSPTVLEDVAFGPLNLGMTPDSAREVSIKTLEHLGLFGFEDRITHKLSGGEKKLVALATILSMEPKLLLLDEPSNNLDPATRERLIEILRNQDLAHIIISHDLDFLASTCSRLYTLHDGKLIRCEEKQIHSHEHIHPYGEHPHQHGT, from the coding sequence ATGAGCAAGGCACCACTCCTCGAACTCCGTAATATCAGTTACTCTCATCCGGGCCACAGCGCACCACTGCTCGACAGTATCAGCTTCCATATCGATACTGATCGCATTGGGCTGATTGGTCCTAATGGTTGTGGCAAGACAACATTTTTTGAAATTATAATGGGACTGCTAAAGGCTGAAACGGGAGAAATTCTCCTGGATGGTACGGTAATGGAGAATGAAAAAGATTTTCGTTCCCTGCGAAGAAAGCTAGGATTCCTCTTCCAAAACTCGGATGATCAGCTCTTTTCACCTACGGTGCTGGAGGATGTGGCATTTGGCCCTCTCAACCTTGGAATGACACCGGATAGTGCCAGGGAAGTCTCAATAAAAACCCTGGAACACCTCGGTCTGTTCGGTTTTGAAGACCGTATCACCCATAAATTATCAGGCGGCGAGAAGAAGCTTGTGGCCCTCGCCACCATCCTCTCCATGGAACCAAAACTGCTGCTCCTTGATGAACCAAGTAACAATCTCGATCCGGCAACCAGAGAACGATTAATAGAGATCCTGCGGAACCAGGACCTGGCACATATCATCATCTCCCATGACCTGGACTTTCTTGCCTCCACCTGCAGCAGACTCTACACTCTCCACGATGGCAAACTCATCCGCTGTGAAGAGAAACAGATCCATAGCCATGAACATATTCATCCCTATGGTGAGCACCCTCATCAGCATGGAACGTGA
- the nikR gene encoding nickel-responsive transcriptional regulator NikR → MLKRFTVSMEDNLLDDFDSFIQDHHYQNRSEALRDLIRGRIIEKEWQADKDVMGVISLVYDHHQHKLQEKVTELQHGFHHQIVSTTHVHMDHNNCLEVIIVRGKAGVVRELADNLRALRGVRNSNLSMSSTGIELH, encoded by the coding sequence ATGCTCAAACGTTTTACTGTTTCAATGGAAGACAACCTTCTTGATGATTTTGACAGTTTTATTCAGGATCATCATTACCAGAACCGTTCAGAAGCCCTCCGTGATCTTATCCGTGGCCGCATCATAGAGAAAGAGTGGCAGGCGGACAAAGATGTGATGGGTGTAATTTCACTGGTCTACGATCATCATCAGCATAAATTGCAGGAAAAAGTGACTGAGCTGCAGCATGGCTTTCATCACCAGATCGTCTCCACCACCCATGTCCATATGGACCACAACAACTGTCTCGAAGTAATTATTGTTCGGGGTAAGGCGGGTGTTGTCCGAGAGCTCGCCGACAACCTAAGGGCCCTGCGCGGTGTGCGAAACAGTAATTTATCCATGAGCTCCACGGGCATCGAGCTCCACTGA
- a CDS encoding DMT family transporter: MEGGTIKIRGILLMLCASICFVTMATLVKALDDSLPLTELMFLRCLLAIPFLFASLMKRGKPLVARAWETLLLRTLFGAIAMFSFYYALTNMPLADCVFIGRTQPLLLVLAAPFIVGERAPKEAWVAVLCGLAGSLIIMRPGLDWSVASWVALLAAATSAIAHLLVRRLARTDDAGVIVFNVTVLLALISGILCYQRFQMPSWQQWGVIAGVSLLASSGQYLLTLAYRHDKAPAIAASSYASVVLSVLYGYFFWGEVPTLATWIGGLCIVTGGLWLVYSRIRSNTI, translated from the coding sequence ATGGAGGGCGGTACAATAAAAATACGGGGAATTTTACTGATGCTCTGTGCTTCAATCTGTTTTGTGACCATGGCCACGTTGGTCAAGGCCCTTGATGATTCTCTGCCACTCACAGAACTCATGTTTCTTCGTTGTCTGCTGGCAATTCCTTTTCTCTTTGCGTCACTTATGAAACGGGGAAAACCACTGGTTGCTAGAGCCTGGGAGACTTTGTTGCTCCGTACCCTCTTTGGCGCTATAGCCATGTTCAGTTTTTATTACGCCCTCACGAATATGCCCCTTGCCGATTGTGTCTTTATTGGCCGTACTCAGCCTCTGCTCCTTGTTCTCGCTGCACCCTTTATTGTAGGAGAACGTGCTCCGAAAGAGGCATGGGTTGCGGTCCTCTGTGGACTTGCCGGTTCACTTATTATTATGCGGCCAGGACTTGACTGGAGTGTGGCATCCTGGGTGGCACTGCTTGCCGCCGCCACGTCAGCCATTGCTCATCTTCTGGTGAGAAGGCTTGCCCGTACCGATGATGCTGGTGTGATCGTTTTTAATGTTACCGTCTTGCTGGCACTTATCAGTGGGATACTCTGCTACCAAAGGTTCCAGATGCCTAGCTGGCAGCAGTGGGGGGTGATTGCCGGAGTTTCACTTCTGGCAAGCTCTGGACAATATCTGCTTACTTTGGCTTATCGCCACGATAAGGCGCCGGCAATTGCCGCATCTAGTTATGCCTCCGTTGTCCTCTCAGTACTATATGGCTATTTCTTCTGGGGTGAGGTGCCGACCCTGGCTACCTGGATTGGTGGACTCTGTATTGTCACTGGTGGTCTCTGGCTTGTGTATAGCCGTATTCGGAGTAATACTATCTGA
- a CDS encoding glycerol-3-phosphate dehydrogenase/oxidase produces the protein MKRERMLVNIRKQGSKPWDIIVIGGGATGLGTALDAASRGYHTLLLEQDDFSKGTSSRSTKLVHGGVRYLAQGDVSLVLEALHERGLMRHNAPHLVKNQSFIIPNYDWWDGPFYTVGMKVYDMMAGKLGLGPSQSLSSDEVLRAIPNLKTEGLRGGVIYYDGQFDDSRLAINIAQTCAEHGGVLLNYMRVSGLTKSGDGIISGVEAVDLESGETYSLLSKSVVNATGVFVDEIMKMDDPDALPLVRPSQGVHIILDKQFLKGESAIMIPKTSDGRVLFAVPWHDRVVVGTTDTPLDECSLEPRALEEEIEFILSTAKKYLTREPQRKDILSIFAGLRPLAAPEEGSDGSSTKEISRSHHLRVSLSGLVTITGGKWTTYRKMAEDTVDKAALVGGLKQQKCRTEDMPIHGWLANVDYHDPLYYYGSDADYMRDLVMDHPELGEQLHPGLPYTPIEVIWSARYEMARTVEDILARRQRALFLDARAAIEMAPAVAKILAKELGRDKEWQELQVREFTELARGYYLLD, from the coding sequence ATGAAGCGCGAACGCATGCTTGTGAATATCAGGAAACAGGGCAGCAAACCCTGGGATATTATTGTTATCGGCGGAGGTGCTACCGGTCTGGGAACGGCCCTTGATGCAGCATCACGTGGTTACCACACACTCCTTCTGGAACAGGATGACTTTAGCAAAGGGACCTCAAGCCGTTCCACCAAGCTGGTTCACGGAGGTGTCCGTTATCTTGCCCAGGGCGATGTCTCTCTGGTCCTTGAAGCCCTTCACGAACGGGGACTTATGCGTCACAATGCTCCTCATCTGGTGAAGAACCAATCTTTTATTATTCCCAATTACGACTGGTGGGATGGGCCTTTTTATACGGTTGGGATGAAGGTCTACGATATGATGGCCGGGAAATTAGGTCTCGGCCCATCTCAGTCACTCTCTTCCGATGAGGTGCTGCGTGCTATTCCCAACCTTAAAACCGAAGGGCTTCGAGGCGGTGTTATCTATTATGATGGCCAGTTTGATGATTCCCGCCTGGCGATCAATATTGCTCAGACCTGTGCTGAGCACGGTGGAGTACTGCTGAATTATATGCGTGTATCCGGGCTCACGAAAAGTGGTGACGGAATTATTTCAGGAGTTGAGGCCGTGGATCTGGAAAGTGGTGAGACCTATAGCCTGCTTTCAAAAAGCGTGGTGAATGCCACGGGGGTTTTTGTTGATGAGATCATGAAGATGGATGATCCGGATGCGCTGCCACTTGTAAGACCCAGTCAGGGGGTACATATCATTCTGGATAAACAGTTTCTGAAGGGTGAATCCGCCATCATGATACCCAAGACATCCGATGGGCGTGTACTTTTTGCCGTGCCGTGGCATGATCGGGTTGTGGTTGGTACCACCGATACCCCACTCGATGAGTGTTCACTGGAACCTCGTGCATTGGAAGAAGAAATTGAATTCATCCTTTCCACGGCAAAGAAATATCTGACCCGTGAACCGCAGCGTAAGGATATTCTTTCCATCTTTGCAGGTCTCAGGCCTCTTGCCGCTCCCGAAGAGGGCAGTGACGGCAGTAGTACCAAGGAGATATCCCGCAGTCATCATTTGCGGGTATCCCTGTCTGGACTGGTTACCATAACAGGAGGCAAGTGGACCACCTATCGTAAAATGGCTGAGGATACAGTGGATAAGGCGGCATTGGTGGGTGGGTTGAAACAGCAGAAATGTAGGACGGAGGATATGCCTATCCACGGATGGCTGGCAAATGTGGACTATCATGATCCTCTCTACTATTATGGTTCAGATGCCGATTATATGCGTGACCTTGTCATGGATCATCCCGAACTGGGTGAACAGCTGCACCCTGGACTGCCCTATACTCCCATTGAGGTCATCTGGTCGGCACGCTATGAAATGGCTCGAACGGTTGAAGATATACTTGCCCGAAGGCAGAGAGCGTTGTTCCTTGACGCCAGGGCTGCCATCGAAATGGCTCCTGCAGTGGCAAAGATCCTGGCAAAGGAGCTGGGAAGGGATAAGGAGTGGCAGGAACTGCAGGTGAGAGAATTTACAGAACTTGCCAGGGGCTATTATTTGCTTGACTGA
- a CDS encoding cation:proton antiporter domain-containing protein — protein MITTGIAILLAIGLIAAKICQRIHLPSVTGYIIAGLLLGPTGINLISEQSIGHNLDHFTNIALMLIAFGIGEHIEIKNLKKHARSLLFIALFETSCTLVVVTSAIFGVITLTGLHIDGWQLKENLALSILLGAVSVATAPAATLLVIRELKAKGPLTSTLMAIVAIDNGLAIILFGFAVSLTHQIIGQSEIPLIFAIGNGFLEIFLSLLLGWVTGFCLETVLRRLKKDGEMLTAGLAILLLCSQFAVFMNLSALLAGMVAGFTLVNKAERDVRVFRVLNSFEPPIYVLFFTLAGTHLDIKTLGSVGILGIVYFLARITGKISGVQLGSRFGNTPDVVRKHLGFTLVPQAGVAIGLIFLISADPSLAFYSSVITPVVLTGVFLSELIGPLSAKFAVIGAKEATLPDHEDHEEPQCLGFTEKECDQFMRSEAGIKILPWTWQKLQPAATTESVVVFGATRRHTVNGIARIATIFAHYHKALPMAVLVRGADKPPVPANYFQTEREEVKSMGYNLLTEVVPDREIASGLVAAVEYNNAKAVVLSYPLHDETSDFPKILETVAENVSCPVVVVQFYGILHTEKILVPVTDMDDLAEVYPVVAALDTVGEHQIQLLYLISSDTDQDDINAHTERVYHWLKEQPKRVHLSVKAVPTDSRVECIQQEAEKHDIVVMGAIRAQGVRKFFFGSLADSLAKKLKKPFIVVYDAKKDQ, from the coding sequence ATGATAACCACTGGTATTGCCATCCTTCTTGCTATCGGCCTTATTGCGGCAAAAATATGTCAACGGATACACCTGCCTTCTGTCACCGGCTACATTATAGCCGGTTTGCTTCTTGGTCCCACCGGAATCAATCTTATATCCGAACAGTCCATCGGTCACAATCTGGATCACTTCACCAATATTGCCCTTATGTTGATTGCCTTTGGGATTGGTGAGCATATTGAGATTAAAAATCTCAAAAAACATGCCAGAAGCCTTCTGTTTATTGCCCTCTTTGAAACAAGCTGTACCCTTGTTGTAGTCACATCCGCAATATTTGGAGTGATCACATTGACAGGCCTGCACATTGATGGCTGGCAGCTGAAAGAAAATCTGGCACTTTCCATTCTCCTGGGAGCCGTAAGTGTGGCGACTGCTCCTGCTGCAACGCTGCTGGTAATCCGGGAACTCAAAGCCAAAGGCCCTCTCACATCAACATTAATGGCCATTGTCGCCATTGATAATGGGCTGGCAATCATCCTTTTTGGTTTTGCCGTATCCCTCACCCACCAGATTATAGGTCAAAGCGAAATCCCTCTGATCTTCGCGATAGGAAATGGTTTCCTTGAAATATTCCTCTCCCTGCTCCTTGGCTGGGTTACAGGATTTTGCCTGGAAACGGTCCTGAGAAGACTCAAAAAAGATGGGGAAATGCTCACCGCCGGACTTGCTATTCTACTCCTTTGCAGTCAGTTTGCAGTATTTATGAACCTCTCAGCTCTGCTTGCAGGTATGGTCGCAGGATTTACCCTGGTAAACAAGGCAGAGCGTGATGTACGTGTGTTTCGGGTTCTAAATAGTTTTGAACCGCCCATTTATGTACTCTTTTTCACACTGGCTGGAACCCATCTTGACATTAAAACTCTGGGCAGTGTGGGAATCCTCGGTATTGTTTATTTTCTAGCCAGAATAACAGGTAAAATCAGCGGAGTTCAGCTTGGATCTCGTTTCGGCAACACCCCTGATGTTGTCAGAAAACATCTTGGTTTCACCCTGGTTCCCCAGGCAGGAGTCGCCATTGGTCTCATTTTTCTTATCAGTGCAGACCCCAGCCTGGCATTTTACTCCTCGGTTATTACACCGGTGGTCCTCACGGGGGTGTTTCTCTCCGAGCTGATTGGCCCTCTTTCTGCAAAATTTGCGGTCATTGGAGCCAAAGAGGCCACTCTGCCTGATCATGAGGATCATGAAGAACCACAGTGTCTCGGTTTCACAGAAAAGGAATGCGATCAATTCATGAGATCCGAGGCAGGTATAAAAATTCTCCCCTGGACCTGGCAGAAACTACAGCCTGCAGCCACCACTGAAAGCGTTGTTGTTTTTGGAGCAACACGTCGTCATACCGTTAACGGCATCGCAAGAATTGCTACAATTTTTGCCCATTATCATAAGGCTCTCCCCATGGCCGTACTCGTCCGGGGCGCAGATAAACCTCCGGTTCCTGCGAACTACTTCCAGACAGAACGTGAAGAAGTCAAATCCATGGGCTACAATCTATTGACTGAAGTCGTTCCAGACCGTGAAATTGCCTCGGGCCTGGTGGCAGCTGTTGAATACAACAACGCCAAGGCTGTCGTCCTCAGTTATCCCCTCCACGATGAGACCTCGGATTTCCCGAAAATACTGGAAACAGTCGCTGAAAATGTCTCCTGCCCGGTGGTGGTTGTACAATTTTATGGTATCCTGCATACAGAAAAAATCCTCGTTCCCGTCACCGATATGGACGACCTTGCTGAGGTCTATCCAGTTGTAGCTGCACTCGATACCGTCGGTGAACATCAGATTCAACTGCTCTATCTTATCAGCTCTGATACAGACCAGGACGATATTAATGCTCATACTGAAAGGGTCTATCACTGGCTGAAGGAACAACCCAAGCGGGTACATCTCTCAGTAAAGGCAGTCCCCACTGATTCCCGGGTGGAATGTATCCAACAGGAGGCAGAGAAACACGATATTGTTGTCATGGGAGCTATCCGCGCTCAGGGTGTCAGAAAATTTTTCTTTGGCTCACTGGCTGACAGCTTGGCAAAAAAACTGAAAAAACCTTTTATCGTGGTCTACGACGCCAAAAAAGATCAGTAA
- the cbiQ gene encoding cobalt ECF transporter T component CbiQ: MMEEPFATGTSFFHRRDPRVKLIAAACLSLVLALTTSFIIATTGCLITALLLFFSRPNPSRVLKRIAVVNIFTLFLLLTLPFTYGGDETAHLRFFHFSLDGLHMAALIALKSNGILFCFLALLATSTTVNLGHGLEKLGMPRKLVFLLLFSYRQLFVIHQEYTRLQRAAKLRGFIPANSLHTYRTYGHLFGMTLVKSWNRAEQIQQAMVLRGFSGRLIPLNQPSPTRIDYFFLFISLLVSLILSGFSFVPLPL, translated from the coding sequence ATGATGGAGGAGCCCTTTGCCACTGGCACAAGTTTTTTCCACAGACGCGATCCCCGGGTCAAACTTATTGCTGCCGCATGCCTCAGTCTGGTACTTGCCCTTACAACCTCATTTATAATAGCAACAACAGGCTGTCTTATTACAGCGCTTCTGCTCTTCTTTTCCAGGCCGAATCCGTCCCGTGTTCTCAAACGGATCGCAGTCGTCAATATCTTCACCCTTTTTCTTCTTCTCACCCTTCCCTTTACCTATGGTGGGGATGAGACAGCGCACCTGCGATTCTTCCACTTCAGCCTGGATGGTCTGCACATGGCGGCACTTATTGCATTAAAGAGTAACGGAATCCTCTTCTGCTTTCTGGCACTCCTTGCCACCTCCACTACTGTGAACCTTGGCCATGGCCTGGAAAAGCTTGGGATGCCGCGTAAGCTCGTCTTCCTCCTTCTCTTTTCCTATCGTCAGCTCTTTGTTATTCACCAGGAATATACACGACTCCAGCGAGCGGCAAAACTCAGGGGCTTTATCCCCGCCAACTCACTGCACACTTACCGCACCTACGGTCATCTCTTTGGTATGACCCTGGTAAAAAGCTGGAACCGTGCAGAGCAGATACAACAGGCCATGGTACTCCGTGGCTTCAGCGGCAGACTTATTCCCCTGAACCAGCCCAGTCCCACCCGGATCGATTACTTTTTTCTCTTTATATCCCTTCTGGTCAGCCTGATACTTAGCGGTTTTTCATTTGTCCCTCTTCCACTGTGA
- the cbiM gene encoding cobalt transporter CbiM gives MHISEGVLSAPVLAGGAVLTAVGTAIGLKKLDYDRIMTVSLLSATFFVASLIHVPLGPGSVHLLLGGLLGLILGWGAFPAIVVALALQTLFFQYGGIIVLGVNGCVIAGPAVLCGTLLKPFLSGTKKQQLLTGFLAGFCAMFLSALLMAAALFLSDHGFMKVAGLVLISHLPVMLIEGLITMFVVSFLIRVQPEIFSLN, from the coding sequence ATGCATATTTCTGAAGGTGTCCTGAGTGCACCGGTTCTGGCAGGTGGTGCCGTTCTCACCGCGGTGGGCACGGCCATTGGTCTGAAAAAGCTGGATTATGATCGTATCATGACCGTATCGCTGCTCTCAGCCACATTTTTTGTGGCCTCTCTGATCCATGTTCCGCTGGGACCGGGCTCTGTCCACCTCCTCCTTGGCGGTCTCCTTGGACTCATCCTTGGCTGGGGCGCATTTCCGGCAATTGTCGTGGCCCTGGCCCTGCAGACACTTTTTTTCCAGTATGGCGGCATAATCGTCCTCGGTGTCAACGGATGTGTCATTGCCGGCCCTGCAGTTCTCTGTGGCACCCTTCTCAAACCCTTTCTTTCAGGCACTAAAAAGCAGCAGTTACTTACAGGGTTTCTGGCTGGATTCTGTGCCATGTTTCTTTCAGCCCTCCTTATGGCGGCTGCCCTCTTCCTCTCCGATCACGGATTTATGAAAGTTGCAGGTCTTGTGCTGATCAGCCACCTCCCTGTTATGCTGATTGAAGGACTGATCACCATGTTTGTTGTCAGCTTTCTTATCAGGGTTCAACCAGAAATCTTCTCTCTTAACTGA
- a CDS encoding vWA domain-containing protein, with the protein MRRKRLFLLFFLFLFCSIHTLVEATGLYYILDGSGSMWGRVDGEMKIVAAKKVMTQLIAEMPPEIDSGLTVYGHRRKGDCSDIAELIPLGKLDREQATRAVQSIKPKGKTPIAESIQRVAARLKVQEDETTIVLVSDGIETCGGNPCKVTRELKESGIKFVMHTVGFDVGQQASDQLACVAMEGGGHYFSVTNAAELLETLSTVQKSVVTKTPAPIPEPPPEVKEIKQQVTSSSTSLRIKINRPGRVSFTTPSWLKKPYYWELVDPETGESRGKFNSIDTTVVPAGEYQIAWRQHEHGSSSVVLAEVVTVKSGEESIVPLTTSMQLNVPSWVKKPYYWKLLDPETGEQVFQSNRLDPCLVPAGEYTLIWRQSQHYAEDAILSPVNIEPDTLNIIEVATAFNPVPADWMQKKISYWDLREISPDGKGKMVARFGELFSPQLVPAGRYHLVYRLSEHGSTDSFLGEVEITAGKMNEFAMNTGAAFVLPEGIDPPYFVEFIPLDGAGKEGEAVRLNGSYLKGNFGPIALAPGAYKINYRQQEHGSSTITLVDSFDLQAGNLVEIEL; encoded by the coding sequence ATGCGCCGAAAAAGATTGTTCCTGCTGTTTTTTCTGTTTCTGTTCTGTTCCATTCATACTCTAGTCGAAGCGACGGGGTTATATTACATTCTCGATGGCTCAGGTTCAATGTGGGGCCGGGTGGATGGTGAAATGAAGATTGTCGCTGCCAAAAAGGTGATGACACAGCTTATTGCTGAAATGCCCCCTGAGATAGACTCAGGGCTTACGGTCTACGGCCACCGAAGAAAGGGGGACTGTTCAGATATCGCAGAACTTATTCCACTTGGCAAGCTTGACAGGGAACAGGCGACCAGAGCTGTTCAATCCATAAAACCCAAGGGAAAGACTCCCATAGCTGAAAGCATTCAACGGGTTGCTGCCCGGTTGAAAGTGCAGGAGGATGAAACAACAATTGTGCTGGTCAGTGACGGTATAGAGACCTGTGGCGGGAACCCCTGTAAGGTCACAAGAGAGCTGAAAGAATCAGGAATTAAATTTGTCATGCATACGGTTGGTTTTGACGTTGGCCAACAGGCCTCCGATCAGCTCGCCTGTGTGGCAATGGAGGGTGGTGGTCATTATTTTTCCGTCACCAATGCAGCAGAGTTACTCGAAACACTTTCCACGGTTCAGAAAAGTGTTGTAACGAAAACTCCGGCTCCGATCCCGGAACCACCCCCTGAAGTAAAAGAAATCAAACAGCAGGTAACCAGCTCTTCAACATCCCTTCGGATCAAAATCAACAGGCCGGGCAGGGTATCTTTTACTACTCCATCGTGGCTGAAAAAACCTTATTACTGGGAACTTGTTGATCCTGAGACGGGTGAGAGCAGAGGGAAGTTTAATTCGATTGATACAACTGTCGTACCTGCAGGTGAATATCAGATAGCCTGGAGGCAGCATGAGCATGGAAGCTCTTCGGTGGTGCTTGCGGAAGTGGTCACTGTGAAAAGTGGAGAGGAAAGTATCGTTCCACTGACAACCTCAATGCAACTCAACGTGCCTTCATGGGTAAAAAAGCCCTATTACTGGAAACTTCTTGACCCTGAAACAGGTGAACAGGTCTTCCAGAGCAATAGATTGGACCCCTGTCTTGTGCCGGCAGGAGAATACACTCTTATCTGGCGTCAGAGCCAGCATTATGCGGAGGATGCCATTCTCTCGCCTGTAAATATCGAGCCGGACACCTTGAATATCATAGAAGTGGCTACCGCATTCAACCCGGTGCCTGCCGATTGGATGCAGAAAAAAATATCATATTGGGATCTAAGGGAAATCAGCCCGGATGGTAAGGGAAAGATGGTGGCCAGGTTTGGTGAACTGTTTTCTCCACAGCTGGTTCCAGCAGGGAGGTATCATCTTGTTTACCGCCTTTCGGAGCACGGTTCCACAGATTCCTTTCTTGGTGAGGTTGAGATTACAGCCGGAAAAATGAATGAATTTGCGATGAATACCGGCGCGGCCTTTGTTTTGCCGGAGGGGATAGATCCACCATATTTTGTGGAATTTATACCCCTTGATGGAGCAGGAAAAGAAGGAGAAGCTGTTCGACTCAATGGGAGTTACCTTAAAGGAAATTTTGGTCCCATAGCACTAGCCCCAGGGGCCTACAAAATAAATTATCGACAGCAGGAGCACGGTTCATCCACCATCACCCTGGTGGATTCCTTTGATTTGCAAGCGGGAAATTTAGTTGAAATAGAGTTGTAA